atactTCTAAGTACCTTACTATGACAATTTGTGAATACACCTTTGATGACTAAAGCACAAGGCAAATAATTCCAAGTGTTGGAGCCCAACAACCTGGGTTTACAGTCAAAATGCATTCATACTGTAGTAAAATGACATTGCCTTCTCATTAGTTAATGGACATGACATTAGCAACAAATCAGTTAGTGATGAAAAGTTTAGTGTTGAAGTCTAAAGAAACAGTTAATGTTTTACAGTCATCTGAAGTTGTCTTTATGATTTACAGTCAACAGGTGATGACGACTATCCATCAGAATCAGCTGAAGTAATTCTGATAACCCTCTTATACTGACAATTGGTCCAAAGGGCCAGGGGGAAACGTCACATAATGAGTATGTAGTGATTTACAGCTAAATTTACAGATAGCAGGAGCTGACTTAGACATCTGAGCTGTCAGAGGTGGAATGTCCACTGAGACTCCAGGATGAGGTGAAGTATCATGACAATATGTTGAAACCTCAGCTATGCTGACCTTACACTACACTCAAACAACAGCCCAACACCACATCATTAACTTTTAAGATCACATTCAGGTACAACAGCAAAAGCATGTGATGGAGGGTAAAAGAAGGTGTGCTTGATGGTGGCGAAACGATGGACACATACAGGAAACCTGTCATTTCTTTAACAGAGCTTATGAAGACTTGAAGATGGCGGCAGGTAAGAAGATGGTTTTGGCTGGAATATACGCTAGGACAGAGAGGAAATAGGGCTGCGTTCTGTATGCTAAACAGGGTATATGCATGCAACTTTTAAATGCCCACATgctgatgaaaataaaagtgaacCTGGCATcttttaattgttaaaaaaaaaaaaaaaaatacaattatgcAAACTGTCTCCACCATTACATATGTACTTCCCTTGGAACATTTACCAGCTTCTAAGTGAAGGCAAGTCCAAGTTtgtttaatacttttattacaCTTTGTGATCATTTTTTGCACACTCTTTTggttaataaacatttaaaagaacatgCCATTACTGTAGTGCCAAAAACAGGAGAAGTACAATGTTACAGTGGGAAagttgtatgttttttgtttttgttttttatttttaaaaaaagagcaggGTGGTAAGCAAACAAAAGACTGTATATAAAAGTAGACTGGGGAGGAAGTAACATTATATGCCATCTAATCCTGGAAGTAGTGTAAAAACAATGCAGTAAGTGGGAGTGAGCTGCTAAGTTGATGGATGGGTGACGAGGCTGCTTAATATCCAGACCTCCTCAGGTACTCAGCCATTGCATGTGCTTTCTTGTTAAGATTTCCACCATGGACCGCCTCCTTTCCCATGACTAAAACCATTACTGGAGcacacaaggaaaaaaaagagaaatgagcaAATTTGAAGAGTCTCCCCTCCCTACAGGATGAAGGGAGGGAACAAAGGTGACACAGCATCTTACCACTCTTCATTGCTATTAAAAGTTTCCAATACATTTTTACTGCTTGCAGGAGAAATCTTAACAGcaatatttcttttctcttctttttgtccCTCAATTTTATCTAAGTGAGcttgaaaacattaaaagccTGAATCCCTCAAGTATTTTGCCATTGAGTATGCCTTCTTATTCAATCCGCCTCCATGGACCCCTTCTTTGCCCATTACAAGAACcaaaactgaaagagaaagagatagaaaAGGGAAAGttaagaaaagttaaaaaaaatttaaaaaaaaaaaggtaaggAAAGgcattgaaaaaataaaaagatagtAATAATATTGTCACGAAAAGTCTGATCTGCAAGGATGTTCAATAAACTAAGTATTAACGGTATCTTTTTGTGAGAATGTATAAGCTGTAACTAGACACTAACAACTCAGTAGAGTTTGCAAAGCATTAAAACTGGGACTGACTTATTCTGAAGAATCATGACTATAAGGAGGTATGCAAGACTAAAGTGATCTCAATCCTCTATTCagctatactgtatgtgaagaCGTATGTACAGCATCAAGTCCAACATGCAGAGAAGGAGAGCTACAGgtggaaaacactgaaaaagatAACGAGGAGAAGTGTTGGggaaaataaggaaaaacagACTTTGAAGACTTAGATTGCAATCAGTGTTTTCCACATAAAGTTTGTCACAAAACTtgggtattttattttattcctcagactgaagagaacattaatttaaaaacacacccaAGTTGTGAAAGCAGACAACTGTATATACTAAAATAGCTAGTGAATACAATATGTTGTAGTTAAATCtcaaaaattttaaatgttggaATTTGCTGCCCAACAGATTACCAGTATGTGAGAAACACTGGAGCAACTTCAGACACTGAGGACCACAAAGGCAAACAGAGTGGAGAGGGCAAACTTTGGCTTGCACAAGGTTAAGATAGATTAAAAATAACACCATACAATCAATGTATTGGACATATGTGCATCTGTATGCTTTGCATGAAAGCACCATGTCATCATGTAACTCGCCCAGGTTCACAATTATTCAATTATCAAATAAGATGTAGATTAATTTGCTAACAATTGCCTGTTTCAGTTTCCCCCCAAAACCACATTGATAATCGCTTAATTGTATTAGAATTTTTCGagtacaaattaaaacatttgcatgttgtAGCTTTTGAGACGTAAGGCATACTGATAAGTGAATAAAATAACTGTTAGTTGTTGCCCTTGTGGCAATGTCATATTTTACAGATGACTGTTCTTTACATGTAACAGATATTACGGAGTCCCGCAATAAGGGTCAAAAGCATagtatttgttgtgtttactgAAACTTCAAAATTCACTTTAGTGGAAATAATCCTGTGTTGTCAATTTGGTAAGAAAAGGCCCATTAATTTCAGTCTACACTCTCTCAAGTCACTCAAATCCCAAAAAAACAATATGGCATCTTAACCCCTTAAgactgtattttattaactaTAATGCAATGAACTGTTTTGAAACTAAACCTTTACCTTTTCCAGCTCTTCCCACAGAGATATTATATGTAGGTTCTCCTCCTTGGCTCTTTGTCCTTATGTCCATTGTCCAGTCCCCGTCATCCTGGAGGCTGTCTCTGAGGACAGAACACTTCTTTGAGCCCAGAGTGAGACCACTGGTGTAAAAGGTCTCCCTGTCCTTACCGATAAGGACATCTATTTCTTGAGActagtaaaacaaaacacaggattTGGGCAATGTCAGACATATCAAAAAATGCAACcaatatgacaaaaaataaatgtttcaataTCAACAAGTTTAGAAGTTATGTCTAAGAATGGACATGAATTCCCCAAAAACTCAAACTCTGCTAAAGTATACAAGTAAAATggcctttattattattatatagtggCTTCACAAGGACAGCAATAGACAGTCATGCTATGTAATGACAAaggcttatttatttatttattctgcgATAATAGGATAGCCTGCCTGGACTTTTGTGGGAATCCATCTCCTGTCATTTAGACATGACAGAcatgttctttattttccagTTCCAGTTTCTGAAATGTGAGAATTTGCCACCTAATTAATGTGAGCAAGTTTTGGACAAACAAGAGATTATTAATTACTAGAcatatgacaaaacaaaatgtaattttacctAACCTAATACTTAATCATAACAATGATCAGCTGAttgaataaacaaaattaaGGCTTCAAATCATTCATCAATAAATCCACCCATAAATACATCTGCTGGTTCCAGCTTATCAAACATGAGGCTTTGCCATTTGTCAGCAAACTGAATATAACTTATTCTGGTTCTGCAGTGAATCTTACAAATCAGGGAGCAGGTTTGTGAACTTGGAAACCTGCAGATGAATTCTCAGTAGCACCACGCTTTCTGGAAACCTAACATCCCGTCtcatgcaaaaataaaagctggcAACCTTTGCCTGCAGTGAGCAGCGGAAGTAAAGTGACATCTCTGCACAGTTAGTTCTCATGCGACCCTACTGAATGaatgagaggggaaaaaaagacaaacacatgcgTTGTCATGATCATCAGCATTCAGATTAATATGCACCTAGGTTGCTTGCTTTGAGAATAAGGTGCGTTCACGGTTGGTTAAACGCCAAATGTCAGTCAGTGTTAGCCTTGTTGACCACCGGTAGCCGGTACGGCGGCAGCTTAACTATAGCTAATCAAAGCAGCCGTGCACGCAAAAGCATGCACGCACCCTTAAGTCCAACACAGTCTGCCTGCTCATTTTTAATTAGCGTTAGGTTAATTTTCCAGTGTGTGGACATGCTGATCAGTGCACACGAACGACTACGGACTGGTTCACCTCTCTGTGGTCCAAGCGACCCACACGCGGTCTAATCCCGCAACATTTCCTTAGCAGGAAACAGCCCAGACAGGCCACCGATGGACTAGCCCACCGAGCTAGCACGGTACCGTTAGCTTGCTAGTCATTTAGATCCGGCGAGGTAACGGTTTTAGCGCTATTCAGTCTGGCGAGCGTCTGCGTGGGTGATTCACAACAACACTGTCCAACACAGCCCCACTTTCCCTCTAATGATCCCATTTGCACGTCTTACCGTGATATTGTTGAAGGTACCACCGGCGTGTGCTGCCCAAACATATTTGGCGTCCGTATACCCAACAATGGCGCTATCCTGACAGCTGCCATCGGCCATCAGGTTTTCCACGTAGCTTTGCCAAGACATATTTAAGAAATAGATGCTATATAAAAATACCTACAGCTTCGGAAGTGTGGCTCTTAAACCAGAGGCAGCAAAACGGAGAGAGAAAGCCCGCAGATGAATTTATAGTCGCCAATGTAACCCGCACTTCGACGTTAACCAACGTCAAGGCTGGGGCAGCAAAGAAAGCCAGGGCAGGGAGGCAGCGGCTGGGTGTAGTCCGTATCAGATCACTCCGCACAATGAGCTCCCTGGAAGCACACGGCGGAATAAAGAGGGACTGAGCAGCTCGGCCGAGAGTCCACTGTCTGAGGGAATGACGGGCTGCACATAAAGGACGACGGGGATTTACTGATTCAATCATTTAGCCActcattctttcattcattaaatgtgtttcGCATCAGGCAGTTCAGTTTTTTATAGCTGAGCAATAACCGTCCGTGCACGCAGAAAACAATCAGCTCTGGCTGACATGTGGCTGATGGATTGCACAAATGATCTAGTCACCTTCCTAAAAGTGCctatttaaattgaatttagtAGCAGGAGTCTTCTTTGCAGTGATGGCAATAATTGAGAAAACACGATAATGAtaaccaacacaaacactaatcacaaacaaaactgtgttCTATGTTTGTTCATGCACCTGCCATATAACAACCCAAAATGTAAGTAAAATCAATATCAGTAGGGgttataatgtaataaaaggTTGAATTATTCTCCCTCTTATCTTGTGC
The window above is part of the Anabas testudineus chromosome 17, fAnaTes1.2, whole genome shotgun sequence genome. Proteins encoded here:
- the LOC113172395 gene encoding profilin-2-like isoform X2, producing the protein MSWQSYVENLMADGSCQDSAIVGYTDAKYVWAAHAGGTFNNITSQEIDVLIGKDRETFYTSGLTLGSKKCSVLRDSLQDDGDWTMDIRTKSQGGEPTYNISVGRAGKVLVLVMGKEGVHGGGLNKKAYSMAKYLRDSGF
- the LOC113172395 gene encoding profilin-2-like isoform X1, producing MSWQSYVENLMADGSCQDSAIVGYTDAKYVWAAHAGGTFNNITSQEIDVLIGKDRETFYTSGLTLGSKKCSVLRDSLQDDGDWTMDIRTKSQGGEPTYNISVGRAGKVMVLVMGKEAVHGGNLNKKAHAMAEYLRRSGY